Proteins encoded by one window of Chondromyces crocatus:
- a CDS encoding ATP-binding protein: MPRFFNTAGPNDPADHFTLPARTRLPTLRRLIDQKRYIVFRAPREAGKTTALLALARELTAEGHHLALLLPLEQGHPFPHDPGTAELAILASWRRTAAAWLPPDLQPPPWPDAPPGERLAAALSAWAEASSRPLVLFLDELDALHDSTRLSILRQIRAGYPTRPAHFPHALVLVGLRDVREVGAPQLPAPSEAPASTRTPQAHGSAGLLQPGNAGYYPAASAAFHPSTSAVAPSPGATNGHALGSPLHLETESISLRNFTRAEVAELFGQHTAETGQVFLPDATDRAFFLTQGQPWLVNALARLITEDLVPDPAEPITTAHVDEAKEQLLRRRDPHLDHRMAHLHEPRVRAILEPMLAGGMLGTVSEDDVRYALDLGLTRMDPAGGLEVTSPIDREALVRALTYTRRASLPHLPATWRTAEGRLDKEALLRALLDFWRHHGEPLRAAAPYPEVAPHLVLMAFLHRVVEGRSIEREYALGRGRMDLCVRDGGETVAITIKVWRPEQKADPLPEGLHQLDAYLAGLGLDTGWLVLFDRRPSAPPLAERLGAAPITSPGGRRITLIRA, encoded by the coding sequence GTGCCCCGCTTCTTCAACACCGCCGGCCCCAACGATCCCGCCGACCACTTCACCCTGCCGGCGCGCACGCGCCTGCCCACCCTCCGGCGGCTCATCGACCAGAAGCGCTACATCGTCTTCCGTGCCCCGCGCGAGGCCGGCAAGACCACCGCCCTCCTCGCCCTCGCCCGCGAGCTCACCGCCGAAGGCCACCACCTCGCCCTCCTCCTCCCCCTCGAACAAGGCCACCCCTTCCCGCACGACCCCGGCACCGCCGAGCTGGCCATCCTCGCCTCCTGGCGCCGCACCGCCGCCGCCTGGCTCCCGCCCGACCTCCAGCCGCCCCCCTGGCCCGACGCCCCCCCTGGCGAGCGCCTCGCAGCCGCCCTGAGCGCCTGGGCCGAAGCCTCGTCACGCCCCCTCGTCCTGTTCCTCGACGAGCTCGACGCCCTCCACGACAGCACCCGCCTGTCCATCCTGCGCCAGATCCGCGCCGGCTACCCCACGCGCCCCGCCCACTTCCCGCACGCCCTCGTCCTCGTCGGCCTGCGGGACGTCCGCGAGGTCGGCGCACCGCAGCTCCCCGCCCCGAGCGAAGCCCCCGCGAGCACGCGCACCCCGCAAGCGCATGGCAGCGCAGGCCTCCTCCAGCCCGGCAACGCCGGGTACTACCCCGCAGCCAGTGCGGCCTTCCATCCGTCGACCAGCGCGGTCGCGCCGTCGCCGGGTGCCACGAACGGCCACGCCCTCGGCAGCCCCCTCCACCTCGAGACCGAGTCCATCTCCCTGCGCAACTTCACCCGCGCCGAGGTCGCCGAGCTGTTCGGTCAGCACACCGCCGAGACCGGCCAGGTCTTCCTGCCCGACGCGACCGACCGCGCCTTCTTCCTGACCCAGGGCCAACCCTGGCTGGTCAACGCCCTCGCGCGCTTGATCACCGAGGACCTGGTCCCCGACCCCGCCGAGCCGATCACCACCGCCCACGTCGACGAGGCGAAGGAGCAGCTCCTCCGCCGCCGCGACCCGCACCTCGACCACCGGATGGCGCACCTCCACGAGCCGCGCGTGCGCGCCATCCTGGAGCCGATGCTCGCCGGCGGGATGCTCGGCACCGTGAGCGAAGACGACGTGCGCTACGCGCTGGATCTGGGCCTCACGCGCATGGACCCTGCCGGGGGTCTGGAGGTGACCAGCCCCATCGACCGCGAGGCCCTGGTCCGGGCGCTGACGTACACGCGGCGGGCGTCGCTGCCGCACTTGCCGGCCACGTGGCGCACGGCGGAGGGGCGGCTGGACAAGGAGGCGCTGCTCCGGGCGCTGCTGGACTTCTGGCGGCACCACGGGGAGCCGCTGCGCGCGGCGGCGCCCTACCCGGAGGTCGCGCCGCACCTGGTGCTGATGGCGTTCCTGCACCGGGTGGTCGAGGGAAGGTCGATCGAGCGTGAGTACGCGCTGGGTCGCGGGCGGATGGACCTGTGCGTGCGGGATGGGGGAGAGACGGTGGCGATCACCATCAAGGTGTGGCGGCCGGAGCAGAAGGCGGATCCGCTGCCGGAGGGGCTGCACCAGCTCGATGCGTACCTGGCGGGGCTGGGGCTGGATACGGGGTGGCTGGTGCTGTTCGACCGGAGGCCGTCAGCGCCACCGCTGGCAGAGCGGCTGGGGGCGGCGCCGATAACGAGCCCGGGGGGGCGGAGGATCACGCTGATAAGAGCTTGA
- a CDS encoding phosphatase PAP2 family protein, with protein MIQHARSLWGALWWLPPLPWLGYTLALTAAGLVRWDHLVITALVVAAAYASHSTRRFFLHALPLLLLVLVFDSMRYWIHLGVDGSSILTCSLRDLERTLFGVRVHGERLTPNQLLARLQTPLLDVLCAVPYGLYLFVLCGHFLYLYFADCNAARRLAWIAFGTHLLGFVTYRLLPAAPPWYVDAHGCAADLAATNSPAGLTRVDALLGVAYFRDLYSRGATVFGALPSLHAAYPLMGLFATYHRASLPSRALQIAYAALMAFAAIYLDHHWLLDVLLGVLYVALTAFVVTHLLRETETTHVGCNTSPDARPAHELARASSP; from the coding sequence ATGATCCAGCATGCCCGCAGCCTCTGGGGTGCCCTCTGGTGGCTGCCCCCGCTCCCGTGGCTCGGGTACACCCTCGCCCTCACCGCAGCAGGCCTCGTCCGCTGGGACCACCTCGTCATCACCGCGCTCGTCGTCGCTGCCGCGTACGCCAGCCACAGCACGCGCCGCTTCTTCCTGCACGCGCTCCCCCTGCTGCTCCTCGTGCTCGTCTTCGACTCGATGCGCTACTGGATCCACCTCGGCGTCGACGGAAGCAGCATCCTCACCTGCTCCCTGCGCGACCTCGAGCGCACCCTCTTCGGCGTCCGCGTCCACGGCGAACGGCTCACCCCCAACCAGCTCCTCGCGCGCCTCCAGACCCCGCTGCTCGACGTCCTCTGCGCCGTCCCTTACGGCCTCTACCTCTTCGTCCTCTGCGGGCACTTCCTCTACCTCTACTTCGCGGACTGCAACGCGGCGCGCAGGCTCGCCTGGATCGCCTTCGGCACCCACCTCCTCGGGTTCGTCACCTACCGCCTCCTCCCTGCGGCTCCCCCCTGGTACGTCGACGCGCACGGCTGCGCCGCCGATCTCGCCGCCACGAACAGCCCCGCCGGCCTCACCCGCGTCGACGCCTTGCTCGGTGTCGCCTATTTCCGGGACCTCTACAGCCGCGGCGCCACCGTCTTCGGCGCCCTGCCGTCCCTGCATGCCGCCTACCCGTTGATGGGCCTGTTCGCGACCTACCACCGCGCGAGCCTCCCCTCACGCGCACTCCAGATCGCCTACGCCGCGCTCATGGCGTTCGCCGCGATCTACCTCGATCACCACTGGCTTCTCGACGTGCTGCTCGGCGTCCTCTACGTCGCCCTCACCGCCTTCGTGGTGACGCACCTCCTGCGCGAGACCGAGACCACCCATGTCGGCTGCAATACGTCCCCCGATGCGAGGCCAGCGCACGAGCTCGCGCGAGCCTCCTCGCCCTGA
- a CDS encoding serine/threonine protein kinase, producing MAAPVQPGDVLLGKYKVERVLGQGGMGVVVAVRHQDLGELFAVKFLLPEALRDEEAVGRFLREARASARLKGEHVARVHDVGRLETGAPYMLMEHLEGSDLKQVVRSRGPLPAEEAIAYVVQACDAIGEAHALGIIHRDLKPANLFLIRRPNGTPCVKVLDFGISKQVTPDKVELTKTGAMMGSPLYMSPEQMFRARHADVRSDVWALGVVLYELLTGEVPFFSETLTEVVARVLQEEPVLPSQRRPGLPVALDAVVQRCLQKKPEQRFQSVGELVEALRAVLGGVVPWERSSGASHPSLPGIAVGAGQASAGLGQTPAGLGRTPTAFGQTPAGLGQTPGLGQTPAGLGQTPGLGQTPSGTFQMPSGRPAVGSLPGTSGESWGPSAPSHGAGSGAVKLAVGLGVVTGLIALGVGGVWLSLRGSEVDLVSSAAEPSPLPSSSPPTSRGAEGDLAVPVGDIAASADALALVEREPSEPQVTPVVTAASSASPLASSASSVQPKAESGQQAGAVKAQEGSVSGGTSGSAPSAPSASTKTAASASPSTPRRAPAPTPAPTPTPTAAPRRGIF from the coding sequence ATGGCAGCGCCCGTTCAACCTGGTGATGTTCTCCTCGGTAAATATAAGGTCGAGCGTGTGCTCGGTCAGGGCGGCATGGGCGTGGTGGTCGCCGTGCGGCACCAGGATCTCGGGGAGCTGTTCGCGGTGAAGTTCCTGCTGCCCGAGGCATTGCGCGACGAGGAGGCGGTGGGGCGGTTCCTGCGCGAGGCGCGGGCGTCGGCGCGGCTCAAGGGCGAGCACGTGGCGCGGGTGCACGATGTGGGGCGGCTCGAGACGGGCGCGCCGTACATGCTGATGGAGCACCTGGAGGGGAGCGATCTGAAGCAGGTGGTGCGCTCGCGGGGGCCGCTGCCGGCCGAGGAGGCGATCGCGTATGTGGTGCAGGCCTGCGATGCGATCGGGGAGGCGCACGCGCTGGGGATCATCCACCGGGATCTGAAGCCGGCGAATCTGTTTCTGATCCGGCGTCCGAACGGGACGCCGTGCGTGAAGGTGCTGGACTTCGGGATCTCGAAGCAGGTCACACCGGACAAGGTGGAGCTGACGAAGACGGGGGCGATGATGGGGTCGCCGCTGTACATGTCGCCAGAGCAGATGTTCCGGGCGCGGCACGCGGATGTGCGGAGCGATGTCTGGGCGCTGGGGGTGGTGCTGTACGAGCTTCTGACGGGGGAGGTGCCGTTCTTCTCGGAGACGTTGACCGAGGTGGTGGCTCGGGTGCTCCAGGAGGAGCCGGTGCTGCCGAGTCAGCGTCGGCCCGGGCTGCCGGTGGCGCTGGACGCGGTGGTGCAGCGGTGCCTGCAGAAGAAGCCGGAGCAGCGGTTCCAGTCGGTGGGGGAGCTGGTGGAGGCGCTGCGGGCGGTGCTGGGGGGCGTGGTGCCGTGGGAGCGGAGCTCGGGGGCGAGTCACCCGTCACTGCCAGGGATTGCGGTCGGGGCGGGGCAAGCGTCGGCGGGGCTGGGGCAGACGCCAGCGGGGCTGGGGAGGACGCCGACGGCCTTCGGGCAGACGCCGGCAGGGCTGGGGCAGACGCCGGGACTGGGGCAGACGCCGGCAGGGCTGGGGCAGACGCCGGGACTGGGGCAGACGCCTTCCGGCACGTTCCAGATGCCGTCTGGAAGGCCTGCGGTCGGCTCGCTGCCGGGTACGAGCGGGGAGAGCTGGGGACCTTCGGCGCCATCGCATGGAGCGGGGAGCGGGGCCGTCAAGCTCGCGGTGGGCCTCGGCGTGGTGACGGGCCTGATCGCGCTGGGCGTGGGTGGGGTGTGGCTTTCGCTGCGCGGTTCGGAAGTCGACCTTGTGTCTTCCGCCGCGGAGCCGTCTCCGCTGCCGTCCAGTTCGCCGCCCACCAGCAGAGGCGCAGAGGGCGACCTCGCCGTGCCCGTGGGAGACATCGCAGCGTCCGCGGATGCGCTGGCGCTGGTCGAAAGGGAGCCGTCGGAGCCCCAGGTCACCCCGGTCGTTACCGCGGCCAGCAGCGCGTCGCCGCTGGCGTCCAGCGCGTCCAGCGTGCAGCCGAAGGCGGAATCAGGCCAGCAGGCAGGCGCCGTGAAGGCGCAGGAGGGCTCGGTGTCGGGTGGGACGTCGGGGAGCGCGCCGAGTGCGCCGAGCGCGTCGACGAAGACTGCAGCGTCGGCATCTCCTTCGACGCCGCGGCGTGCGCCCGCACCGACGCCAGCGCCGACACCGACACCGACGGCTGCCCCGAGGCGAGGGATCTTCTGA
- a CDS encoding DUF2169 family type VI secretion system accessory protein, with amino-acid sequence MGHPRIENGTPFALDLLFLLDEEGRSLLVPLVQATYAIVPGRGLVLADEQLPPSLTGETWGEDPAVSSYRIEPAFAFTKPATDVVLVGHAHARRTAESQVVFKVGPVGKTLRVHGDRFWVRSAGTIAPTRPLPFERIPLAYERAFGGWDRSHPDPSKHTFDPRNPVGTGFRSAETRFEEGIALPNLEDPNDPVKHWGQVVAPAGVGFLSPHWQPRAALAGTYDEAWQKERMPLLARDFDRRYFNAASPGLVAPGYLRGDEPVLVEGASPAGRLSFRLPGGKPPRCRAALTHRGDEEIPLHLDTLIIDTDHDRVLMQYRGATTLRDGPHDVDAVVLTAVQTAPGRAVVPRPVEEWA; translated from the coding sequence ATGGGGCACCCTCGCATCGAGAACGGCACCCCCTTCGCCTTAGATCTCCTCTTCCTCCTCGACGAAGAAGGCCGCTCCCTCCTCGTCCCCCTCGTCCAGGCCACCTACGCCATCGTCCCTGGACGCGGCCTCGTCCTCGCCGACGAACAGCTCCCTCCGAGCCTCACCGGCGAGACCTGGGGCGAGGACCCGGCCGTCTCCAGCTACCGCATCGAACCGGCCTTCGCCTTCACCAAGCCTGCCACCGACGTCGTCCTCGTCGGCCACGCCCACGCCCGTCGCACCGCCGAATCCCAGGTCGTCTTCAAGGTCGGCCCCGTGGGCAAGACCCTCCGCGTCCACGGCGACCGCTTCTGGGTCCGCAGCGCGGGCACCATCGCCCCCACCCGCCCCCTCCCGTTCGAGCGCATCCCCCTCGCCTACGAACGCGCCTTCGGCGGCTGGGACCGCAGCCATCCCGATCCGAGCAAGCACACCTTCGACCCCCGCAACCCCGTCGGCACCGGCTTCCGCAGCGCCGAGACCCGCTTCGAGGAAGGCATCGCCTTACCCAACCTCGAAGACCCGAACGACCCCGTGAAGCACTGGGGCCAGGTCGTCGCTCCGGCGGGCGTCGGCTTCCTTTCGCCCCACTGGCAACCCCGCGCCGCGCTCGCGGGCACCTACGACGAAGCCTGGCAGAAGGAGCGCATGCCCCTCCTCGCCCGCGACTTCGATCGCCGCTACTTCAACGCCGCCTCCCCTGGCCTCGTCGCGCCGGGCTACCTCCGCGGCGACGAACCCGTGCTGGTCGAGGGCGCCTCTCCTGCGGGACGCCTCTCGTTCCGCCTCCCGGGCGGCAAGCCCCCGAGGTGCCGTGCTGCCCTGACCCACCGCGGAGACGAAGAGATCCCCCTCCACCTCGACACCCTCATCATCGACACCGACCACGACCGCGTGCTGATGCAGTACCGCGGAGCCACGACACTCCGCGACGGACCGCACGACGTCGACGCCGTTGTGCTCACCGCCGTGCAGACGGCGCCTGGCCGAGCGGTCGTCCCGCGACCCGTGGAGGAATGGGCTTGA
- a CDS encoding DUF4150 domain-containing protein, producing the protein MGVTVGVNGMSVVHKDSSGVSPCFPDVCKTPSPAGPIPLPYPNVARSSDTAKGTKKVKCDGNPTCIASSNFSTSMGDEAGTAGGGVVSNKTKGKAEFVNYSFDVKFEGKGVARAFDMMLHNDKNTPPTPVIQKPMIALHKVDDIKSECPCCEEAL; encoded by the coding sequence ATGGGTGTGACGGTCGGCGTGAATGGGATGTCGGTGGTTCACAAGGACAGCAGCGGCGTCTCGCCTTGCTTCCCCGACGTCTGCAAGACCCCTTCCCCGGCTGGCCCCATTCCCCTCCCGTATCCCAACGTCGCTCGGTCCAGCGACACGGCGAAGGGGACCAAGAAGGTCAAGTGCGACGGCAACCCCACCTGCATCGCCAGCTCCAACTTCAGCACGAGCATGGGGGACGAAGCGGGCACTGCCGGCGGCGGCGTCGTCTCGAACAAGACCAAGGGCAAGGCCGAGTTCGTCAACTACTCCTTCGACGTCAAATTCGAGGGCAAGGGCGTGGCGCGGGCGTTCGACATGATGCTCCACAACGACAAGAACACGCCTCCCACCCCGGTCATCCAGAAGCCCATGATCGCCCTGCACAAGGTCGACGACATCAAGTCGGAGTGCCCCTGCTGCGAGGAGGCCTTGTGA
- a CDS encoding imm11 family protein, whose amino-acid sequence MSFLLWRPGSATDGICKILEVEGVEKSFELDDGAPRAAGWPADAHCRMDPDWPKDIALADSLLGASLVVISGRVKKALDEAQLTNVELLPIEIINHKGRVASEDYFILNPTEICDCIDKDASNVEWNDLDPDSICGCDALILDAAAVPETLAVFRLKHWKNQIVIRRELAEKLRAQGLTGLSFLEPEDYMGIG is encoded by the coding sequence ATGAGCTTCTTGCTTTGGAGACCCGGATCCGCGACCGATGGCATCTGCAAGATCCTGGAGGTCGAAGGCGTCGAGAAGTCCTTCGAACTCGACGACGGCGCCCCGCGCGCCGCAGGCTGGCCAGCGGATGCGCATTGCCGCATGGATCCGGACTGGCCCAAGGACATCGCCCTGGCGGACAGCTTGCTGGGCGCGAGCCTCGTCGTGATCTCCGGCCGCGTGAAGAAGGCCCTCGACGAGGCGCAGCTCACGAACGTGGAGCTGCTCCCCATCGAGATCATCAACCACAAGGGACGGGTCGCCTCGGAGGACTACTTCATTCTCAACCCGACCGAGATCTGCGATTGCATCGACAAGGACGCCTCCAATGTCGAATGGAACGACCTCGACCCCGACTCCATCTGCGGATGTGACGCCTTGATCCTCGATGCCGCAGCCGTCCCCGAGACGCTCGCCGTCTTCCGCTTGAAGCACTGGAAGAACCAGATCGTGATTCGCCGCGAGCTGGCCGAGAAGCTGCGCGCCCAGGGCCTGACCGGCCTCAGCTTCCTCGAACCCGAAGACTACATGGGCATCGGCTGA
- a CDS encoding Imm49 family immunity protein, translating to MDLAAVHEELVSELHHGLPYVGTAPIAALGDEFDAFAKQFEALGLCHLLEFGDEDELRINLVRSGHARRYFLRRSRDEGNVDDRHLALSRTNSFLAAAAAGDAALARQIAEASPEAWNGDWEYEDDHCFFLLLHRLAQQGHAFPQADVQPILDRFERALEGATSARHAVCQALVAGDAAAFATALAERMQEEITRNDQLRDSAAVREGDVSFWPNSFISLEGLALLNLARLRGLTVPPDLPLPLCPDLARLPWTTVTADDLFEAIAREA from the coding sequence ATGGACCTCGCCGCCGTCCACGAAGAGCTGGTGTCGGAGCTGCATCACGGCCTGCCGTACGTCGGCACCGCCCCGATCGCCGCGCTGGGAGACGAGTTCGACGCTTTCGCGAAGCAGTTCGAGGCCCTCGGGCTCTGCCACCTGCTCGAGTTCGGCGACGAGGACGAACTCCGCATCAACCTGGTGCGCAGCGGCCACGCGCGCCGGTACTTCCTGCGGCGCTCCCGCGACGAGGGCAACGTGGACGACAGGCACCTCGCCCTCAGCCGCACGAACAGCTTCCTCGCCGCCGCTGCGGCCGGCGACGCGGCGCTGGCGCGGCAGATCGCCGAGGCGTCTCCGGAGGCCTGGAACGGCGACTGGGAGTACGAAGACGATCACTGCTTCTTCCTCCTTCTCCACCGCCTCGCGCAGCAAGGCCATGCGTTTCCGCAAGCCGACGTCCAGCCGATCCTGGACCGCTTCGAGCGCGCCCTCGAAGGCGCGACGTCAGCGCGCCACGCCGTCTGTCAGGCGCTCGTCGCGGGGGATGCGGCGGCCTTCGCCACCGCGCTCGCCGAGCGAATGCAGGAGGAAATCACCAGGAACGATCAGCTCCGCGACTCCGCGGCGGTCCGCGAAGGGGACGTCAGCTTCTGGCCCAACAGCTTCATCTCCCTGGAGGGGCTCGCCCTGTTGAACCTGGCTCGCCTCCGGGGCCTGACCGTCCCGCCGGACCTCCCCCTCCCGCTCTGCCCCGACCTCGCGCGCCTCCCCTGGACCACCGTCACCGCCGACGACCTCTTCGAAGCCATCGCGCGAGAAGCCTGA
- a CDS encoding CDP-alcohol phosphatidyltransferase family protein, with amino-acid sequence MVLFSCALAFLFCTAILCSYRIRLALAGRPDMPRLGASPGSALLPGWIVEAFYWSFHAPARALVRLRVDPDALTYLSLVFSIASAPLLALGHFELAAAILIAGAVLDALDGMVARARACASPAGAVLDSCVDRVSDAAPLAGLALYYRETLPALTITLIAIVASSLVSYARAKADIYRLTLPNGLMRRHERLVYLIAALIVGPLWPTLAITGPLPYPVILGVVALIGGVSLIAGSTLVHRTRVALAPLARGAAVTPGIPGPSPDPQPLPGPDPVPVPDPSPIPNPAPEPDPAPIPSSIPTHTATLLPSPPVPGLPSLSARLPNALRLDVAPPSSKTAPRLVPPPSSRSARATRLATRRLPLSPQPCATTTHLNANRVRGRIQTTT; translated from the coding sequence GTGGTCCTCTTCTCCTGCGCACTGGCGTTCCTCTTCTGCACAGCGATCCTGTGCAGCTACCGGATTCGACTGGCTCTCGCCGGCCGTCCCGACATGCCGCGCCTGGGGGCCTCCCCGGGCAGCGCCCTCCTTCCAGGCTGGATCGTCGAGGCCTTCTACTGGTCCTTTCACGCCCCGGCCCGCGCGCTCGTCCGGCTCCGCGTCGACCCAGACGCCCTCACCTACCTCTCGCTCGTCTTCTCGATCGCCAGCGCGCCCCTCCTCGCGCTGGGCCACTTCGAGCTCGCGGCTGCCATCCTCATCGCTGGCGCCGTGCTCGACGCGCTCGACGGGATGGTCGCGCGCGCCCGAGCCTGCGCGTCTCCAGCAGGCGCCGTCCTGGACTCGTGCGTCGATCGCGTCTCCGACGCGGCGCCCCTCGCGGGCCTCGCGCTCTACTACCGGGAAACCCTCCCGGCGCTCACCATCACCCTCATCGCCATCGTCGCCTCGTCGCTCGTCAGTTACGCCCGCGCCAAGGCCGACATCTACCGCCTCACGCTCCCCAACGGCCTGATGCGCCGCCACGAGCGCCTCGTCTACCTCATCGCCGCGCTCATCGTCGGCCCCCTCTGGCCCACCCTCGCCATCACCGGCCCACTTCCGTACCCCGTCATCCTCGGCGTCGTGGCGCTCATCGGCGGCGTCAGCCTCATCGCCGGCTCCACCCTCGTCCACCGCACCCGCGTGGCCCTCGCGCCCCTCGCTCGCGGGGCCGCCGTGACGCCCGGCATCCCTGGCCCGAGCCCCGACCCGCAGCCCCTACCCGGCCCGGATCCCGTCCCCGTCCCCGATCCCAGCCCGATCCCCAACCCCGCCCCCGAGCCCGATCCCGCGCCGATCCCCAGCTCGATCCCCACGCACACCGCGACGCTCCTCCCGAGCCCCCCGGTCCCGGGTCTCCCGTCGCTCAGTGCGCGCCTTCCGAACGCACTCCGCCTCGACGTCGCGCCTCCCTCCTCGAAGACGGCGCCCCGCCTCGTACCACCACCCTCGTCGCGGTCCGCGCGCGCCACGCGCCTCGCCACCCGGCGGCTCCCCCTCTCCCCTCAGCCTTGCGCCACCACCACGCACCTCAACGCGAACCGCGTGCGCGGCCGCATCCAGACCACCACCTGA